In bacterium, a single genomic region encodes these proteins:
- the secY gene encoding preprotein translocase subunit SecY produces the protein MLEGFRDSFKIPDLRKRIIISILLLTVYRIGCYVPSPGIDGKALAKFFEHIPNTLLGLADLFSGGALSNATIFALGIMPYISVSIILELLTSIIPYFDNLRRSGVEGRRKLTQITRFGTVGLCIFQGLAISIWLENPAHFGEIVIVPNPGWLFRFITVVTLTTGTIFLMWLGEQITEKGIGNGISLIITASILSRMPVAFHRVVQLVAAGEISFFAVLIMIILIFLVVAFAIIINESERRIPVQYAKRVVGRKVYGGQTTYLPIKLNQGGVIPLIFAISILTFPATFLSFSTNRILQKIASLLSPTGGVGMLLYAILTIFFCYFYASIIFNPDNVADDLKKYGGFIQGIRPGKSTAVYLERILNRLTLPGSLMLTAIAIFPYVIMHVYKRIPYIVASLFGGIGVMIIVSVLIETLRQVEAHLLVRHYQGFLKKAKK, from the coding sequence ATGTTAGAAGGTTTTAGAGATAGTTTTAAAATTCCAGACCTGAGAAAAAGAATTATTATATCTATTCTGCTTTTAACCGTGTATAGAATAGGTTGTTATGTTCCATCTCCAGGAATAGATGGGAAAGCTCTGGCAAAATTTTTTGAGCATATCCCGAATACATTACTCGGACTTGCTGACCTTTTCTCAGGCGGAGCACTCAGTAATGCAACTATCTTTGCACTCGGAATAATGCCTTATATAAGTGTCTCTATTATTCTTGAACTGTTAACATCTATAATACCTTATTTTGACAATCTACGACGGAGTGGAGTAGAAGGGCGCAGAAAACTTACACAGATTACAAGATTTGGAACCGTAGGGCTATGTATATTTCAAGGACTTGCCATTAGTATATGGCTTGAAAATCCTGCACATTTTGGTGAAATAGTCATTGTTCCAAATCCTGGCTGGCTTTTTAGATTCATTACTGTTGTAACCCTTACTACAGGAACTATATTTCTTATGTGGTTAGGTGAACAGATAACAGAAAAAGGGATAGGAAATGGTATATCTTTAATAATCACAGCAAGTATCCTTTCAAGAATGCCTGTTGCTTTTCACAGAGTCGTACAGTTAGTTGCAGCAGGTGAAATCAGTTTCTTTGCTGTATTGATTATGATAATTCTAATCTTTCTTGTTGTTGCATTTGCAATTATAATAAATGAAAGCGAAAGAAGAATACCTGTTCAATATGCTAAAAGGGTAGTGGGCAGAAAGGTTTATGGAGGACAGACAACATATCTTCCGATTAAACTCAATCAGGGAGGGGTTATTCCCCTTATCTTTGCTATATCAATCCTTACCTTCCCTGCTACCTTTCTATCTTTTTCTACAAACAGGATTTTACAAAAAATAGCGAGTTTGCTATCTCCTACAGGTGGAGTAGGAATGTTACTTTATGCTATACTCACCATATTCTTCTGCTATTTTTATGCAAGTATTATCTTTAATCCTGATAATGTAGCGGATGACCTAAAAAAATATGGTGGCTTTATACAGGGTATAAGACCAGGAAAATCAACAGCAGTATACTTGGAAAGAATTCTGAATCGTCTGACTTTACCTGGTTCTCTAATGCTCACAGCAATTGCAATTTTTCCGTATGTTATTATGCATGTTTACAAAAGAATCCCTTACATAGTAGCAAGTTTATTTGGTGGTATAGGCGTAATGATTATTGTTTCAGTTTTAATTGAAACATTGAGACAGGTTGAAGCACATCTCCTTGTAAGGCATTATCAAGGATTTCTTAAGAAAGCAAAAAAATGA
- the rplQ gene encoding 50S ribosomal protein L17, which translates to MRHKKDIRKLGRTKSHRKALIRNMLISFFQHTKIETTLTKSKELQRAIEKIITISKKGDIASYRRINTIINHPPTLKKIKEIAERYKDRNSGYTQIIKLPKRTGDSADMAIIKLVEK; encoded by the coding sequence ATGAGACACAAAAAAGATATAAGAAAACTCGGTAGAACAAAATCGCATAGAAAAGCACTTATAAGAAACATGCTTATCTCCTTTTTTCAGCATACGAAAATAGAAACAACTTTAACAAAATCAAAAGAACTACAGAGAGCCATAGAAAAAATAATAACTATCAGTAAAAAAGGAGACATTGCAAGTTATAGACGAATAAATACTATTATAAATCATCCACCCACACTAAAAAAGATAAAAGAGATAGCAGAAAGATATAAAGACAGAAACAGTGGATATACACAGATAATTAAACTTCCAAAAAGGACGGGTGACAGTGCCGATATGGCAATAATAAAACTTGTAGAAAAATGA
- the rpsM gene encoding 30S ribosomal protein S13 — MARILGVEIPDNKKVEISLTYIYGIGRTTAKKILTSTGIDGNKKVKELKEEEIGKIAAFLQKNYTIEGDLRKEVTENIRRLIDINTYRGIRHRLSLPVRGQRTRSNARTRKGPRKTVGVIRDKAARKAIKTQREETKKEG, encoded by the coding sequence ATGGCAAGAATATTAGGAGTAGAGATACCGGATAATAAAAAAGTAGAGATTTCATTGACCTATATCTATGGTATTGGCAGAACTACAGCCAAAAAGATACTTACATCTACAGGTATTGATGGGAATAAAAAAGTAAAAGAATTAAAAGAAGAAGAAATAGGAAAGATAGCGGCATTCTTACAGAAGAATTATACCATAGAAGGGGACCTGCGCAAGGAAGTTACGGAAAATATAAGAAGATTGATAGACATAAATACTTACAGAGGGATAAGACATCGCCTTTCACTTCCTGTAAGGGGACAAAGAACAAGATCTAATGCACGAACAAGAAAGGGTCCCAGAAAAACAGTAGGTGTTATAAGAGACAAGGCAGCGAGAAAAGCAATTAAAACACAAAGAGAAGAGACAAAAAAAGAGGGATAA
- a CDS encoding DNA-directed RNA polymerase subunit omega, which yields MNRNIKLLDKFDKKANIYELICKLAERAHQVLNGAPVSSNIKEKDPIQNVMEEFLEYGEGNG from the coding sequence ATGAACAGAAATATTAAATTACTGGATAAATTTGATAAAAAAGCCAATATATACGAATTGATTTGTAAATTAGCAGAGAGAGCGCATCAAGTACTAAATGGAGCTCCTGTTTCGTCTAATATTAAAGAAAAAGACCCTATTCAGAATGTAATGGAAGAATTTTTGGAATACGGAGAAGGAAATGGATAA
- the rpsK gene encoding 30S ribosomal protein S11: MAENKKKYVKKRKKNVEIGRGVAHIKATFNNTVVTITDMDGRVLLWGSGGTVGFKGTRKGTPFAAQLIAENIARKAQTMFNMKEVDVFVKGPGPGRETAIRALQSAGLDVISIKDITPIPHNGCRPPKRRRV, translated from the coding sequence ATGGCTGAAAATAAGAAAAAATATGTAAAGAAGCGAAAGAAAAATGTTGAAATAGGAAGAGGAGTTGCTCATATAAAAGCAACATTCAACAATACTGTAGTAACAATTACAGACATGGATGGAAGAGTACTTTTGTGGGGCAGTGGAGGAACTGTTGGTTTTAAAGGAACGAGGAAAGGCACTCCCTTTGCCGCCCAGTTGATAGCAGAAAATATCGCAAGGAAGGCACAGACGATGTTTAATATGAAAGAAGTGGATGTGTTTGTTAAAGGTCCTGGACCTGGGAGAGAAACCGCTATCAGGGCATTACAATCAGCAGGACTTGATGTTATATCGATAAAAGATATTACGCCTATTCCTCATAACGGATGCCGACCACCAAAACGGAGAAGGGTATAA
- a CDS encoding DNA-directed RNA polymerase subunit alpha translates to MKEFIFPERVIWEKETYRDNYGKVVIEPLERGYGTTLGNTLRRVLLSSIEGIAITAIKIDGVSHEFTTIKGVKEDVVEIVMNIKQVVLKPLISEFPHMTPEIEINGKEEICAGDLINDNSAEVLNKDLHIATLMPGKNLKFQIEISKGRGYLPYEKMKLIRPAPPVGTILMDGIFSPVRKVSFDVENTRVGQFVDYEKLILEIWTTGAISPQDALKAATELMSHHFSIVRDQQKLGDVEEIQDKVSETEKKHGVDLNKSISELKLNTRILNGLSSAKIETLKDLLSTPREKLEEIKNLGKKSISELESILKDMGLQLKTEKELEKQEAEK, encoded by the coding sequence ATGAAAGAATTTATATTTCCGGAAAGGGTGATTTGGGAAAAAGAAACATATAGAGATAATTATGGAAAGGTAGTAATTGAACCACTTGAAAGAGGTTATGGAACAACATTAGGAAATACTTTAAGGAGGGTATTACTTTCATCTATTGAGGGAATTGCAATAACAGCTATTAAAATAGATGGGGTCTCACATGAATTCACAACAATCAAAGGGGTTAAAGAAGATGTAGTAGAGATAGTGATGAACATAAAACAAGTTGTGTTGAAACCATTGATTTCTGAGTTTCCCCATATGACACCGGAGATAGAGATAAATGGAAAGGAAGAGATATGTGCAGGTGATTTAATCAATGATAATAGCGCGGAGGTTTTAAATAAGGACCTTCACATTGCTACTTTAATGCCAGGGAAAAACCTTAAATTTCAAATTGAAATTAGCAAAGGAAGAGGATATCTTCCATATGAAAAGATGAAACTTATCAGACCTGCTCCTCCGGTAGGAACTATCCTTATGGATGGTATTTTCTCTCCTGTAAGAAAGGTATCCTTTGATGTTGAAAATACAAGAGTAGGGCAGTTTGTGGACTATGAAAAGTTAATCCTTGAGATATGGACAACTGGTGCAATATCACCTCAGGATGCTTTAAAAGCAGCAACGGAACTTATGAGTCATCATTTTTCCATTGTAAGAGACCAGCAGAAATTAGGAGACGTTGAAGAGATTCAGGATAAGGTATCAGAAACAGAAAAGAAACATGGTGTCGATTTAAATAAATCCATATCTGAACTTAAACTTAATACACGTATACTCAACGGATTATCATCAGCAAAAATAGAAACATTAAAAGACTTGCTTTCCACCCCGAGAGAGAAACTGGAAGAGATTAAAAACTTAGGTAAAAAATCTATTTCTGAACTGGAAAGTATATTAAAAGATATGGGACTTCAACTTAAAACAGAAAAAGAATTAGAAAAACAAGAGGCAGAAAAATGA
- the rpsD gene encoding 30S ribosomal protein S4 has translation MAKVSKPVCKICRKYGEKLYLKGRRCETAKCPLSPHEGKKKKSVSSLKRKKLSEYGLQLMEKNKVKFYYGVLEQQFRRYFEIAKRKKGVTGENLLKILESRLDNAIYRANWFYSRRMAKQAIAHGEIMINGKRVDRPSYIVKPGNVIKLRPNSKYTAIVKECIEEYKNRIVPSWLKIDNENIVIEIVREPERGEVTLPIDEQLIVNFYSK, from the coding sequence ATGGCAAAGGTAAGTAAACCTGTATGTAAAATATGCAGAAAATATGGAGAAAAGCTGTATCTTAAAGGTAGAAGATGTGAAACAGCAAAATGTCCCCTTTCCCCTCATGAAGGGAAAAAGAAGAAGAGTGTTTCTTCTTTAAAAAGAAAAAAACTATCTGAATACGGACTACAATTAATGGAAAAAAACAAAGTGAAATTTTATTATGGTGTTCTGGAACAACAATTTCGAAGATATTTTGAGATAGCAAAAAGAAAAAAAGGGGTAACAGGTGAAAATCTTCTTAAAATTTTAGAGAGTCGTCTGGATAATGCAATATACAGAGCAAATTGGTTCTATTCCAGAAGGATGGCAAAACAAGCAATAGCCCATGGTGAAATAATGATTAATGGGAAAAGAGTTGATAGACCAAGTTATATTGTAAAACCTGGTAATGTAATAAAACTTCGTCCTAACAGCAAATATACAGCAATAGTTAAGGAATGTATTGAGGAATATAAAAACCGTATAGTTCCTTCATGGTTGAAAATTGATAATGAAAATATTGTCATAGAGATTGTAAGGGAACCTGAAAGGGGCGAGGTAACATTACCTATAGATGAACAGCTGATAGTAAACTTTTATTCTAAATAA
- the map gene encoding type I methionyl aminopeptidase, producing MVKTKEEIEKIRVACRICKLILIELGEMIKEGITTYDIEKKAEKLFKKHKVVPAFKNYRGYPAMLCVSVNEEVVHGIPSKEKMLKEGDIVSIDIGVIYDGYYGDCADTFPIGKVQDVHKKMIDVARESFNRCLYMAIDGKRTGDIGAVIEDFVTHNSFSVVKDFAGHGIGKELHEYPEVPNFGQYGTGELLRENMVIAIEPMITEFSSSVKIMEDGWTVVTKDGGFAAHYENCILIKKEGYEILTA from the coding sequence ATGGTAAAAACAAAGGAAGAGATAGAAAAGATAAGGGTTGCATGTAGAATATGTAAACTTATCCTTATAGAATTAGGAGAGATGATTAAAGAAGGAATAACTACATACGATATAGAAAAAAAGGCAGAAAAGTTATTTAAAAAACATAAAGTAGTACCTGCTTTTAAAAATTACAGAGGTTATCCTGCTATGCTCTGTGTATCAGTAAATGAAGAGGTTGTGCATGGTATCCCTTCAAAAGAGAAAATGTTAAAAGAAGGGGATATTGTTTCTATTGATATAGGTGTGATATATGATGGGTACTATGGCGATTGTGCAGACACATTTCCTATCGGTAAGGTACAAGATGTACATAAAAAGATGATAGATGTAGCGAGAGAATCATTTAACAGATGTCTTTATATGGCGATAGATGGAAAAAGAACGGGTGATATTGGAGCAGTCATAGAAGATTTTGTAACACATAATAGTTTTTCTGTAGTGAAAGACTTTGCTGGACATGGAATAGGTAAAGAACTTCATGAATATCCTGAAGTTCCTAACTTCGGACAGTATGGAACAGGAGAATTACTTAGGGAAAACATGGTTATTGCCATAGAACCGATGATAACAGAATTTTCCTCCTCTGTAAAAATAATGGAAGATGGATGGACTGTAGTAACTAAAGATGGAGGTTTTGCAGCCCACTACGAAAACTGTATATTAATTAAAAAAGAAGGTTATGAAATACTGACCGCATGA
- the infA gene encoding translation initiation factor IF-1 — protein sequence MEQKEEKIRVEGTITKALPGTAFLVELENGHTITAYLCGKMRMYYIKIIPGDKVLVEISPYDLTRGRIIKRL from the coding sequence ATGGAACAAAAAGAGGAAAAAATAAGAGTGGAAGGGACTATTACAAAAGCACTACCAGGAACTGCTTTCCTGGTAGAATTAGAAAATGGACATACGATAACAGCTTATTTATGCGGAAAAATGAGAATGTATTATATCAAAATAATCCCTGGAGATAAGGTATTGGTAGAAATATCGCCATATGATTTGACAAGGGGAAGAATAATAAAAAGATTATAA
- the rpmJ gene encoding 50S ribosomal protein L36, which yields MKVRASVKKICPKCKIVRRKGKIRVVCSNPQDGQRHKQRQG from the coding sequence ATGAAGGTGAGAGCATCTGTAAAAAAAATATGTCCGAAATGTAAAATTGTTAGAAGAAAAGGTAAGATACGGGTTGTTTGTAGCAATCCACAGGATGGACAACGGCATAAACAAAGACAGGGGTAA
- a CDS encoding adenylate kinase has translation MKKRILILLGPPGAGKGTVGSSLSEKWEIPLISSGDILRENLKKETEIGKQAKKYVESGELVPDEIVIEMIEKELDKQRYDNGFILDGFPRTINQAKMLDRLLDNNDVKVIYLKADDEFLVKRLSLRRVCESCGKIYHLINLPPIKENICDVCGGKLIQRIDDREDVVRKRLDIYKELTSPLIEYYKTKKLLFMVNGEGNLKDTLSEIKKVTEW, from the coding sequence ATGAAGAAAAGGATACTTATATTGCTTGGCCCTCCTGGGGCAGGAAAAGGAACAGTTGGAAGTTCTTTAAGTGAAAAATGGGAAATACCTCTTATCTCTTCAGGGGATATTCTAAGAGAAAATTTGAAAAAGGAAACAGAGATAGGGAAGCAAGCAAAAAAATATGTAGAGTCAGGGGAACTTGTTCCTGATGAGATTGTTATAGAAATGATTGAAAAAGAATTGGATAAACAAAGATATGACAATGGTTTTATACTGGATGGTTTTCCAAGAACTATAAATCAGGCAAAGATGCTTGACAGATTACTTGATAATAATGATGTAAAGGTAATCTATCTAAAAGCAGATGATGAGTTTTTAGTAAAACGTCTCTCTTTAAGAAGGGTATGTGAAAGTTGTGGAAAGATTTATCATCTTATAAATCTACCACCTATAAAAGAAAACATATGTGATGTATGCGGTGGTAAACTTATTCAAAGAATAGATGATAGGGAAGATGTGGTAAGGAAAAGGTTAGATATTTATAAAGAACTCACATCACCTTTGATAGAATATTACAAAACGAAAAAACTACTTTTTATGGTTAATGGTGAAGGCAATCTTAAAGACACTTTATCAGAGATAAAGAAAGTTACTGAATGGTAA